GGACGTGGTGTCGGCCGGGAGGTCGACGAGCGCCCAGTGCCAGAAGCCGCTCGGCGTGGGGGCGTCGGGGTCGAAGCACGTGACCACGAAGGACTTCGTGCCCTCGGGGGCGCCGGACCAGGAGAGCTGTGGCGAGCTGTTGCCCTCGGCCGCGACCTGGTCGCCCTTGAGCGGCTGGCCGTCGGTCACGTCGTCGCTGGTGACGGAGAACGAGGGTCGTGGCGGGAGCAGGTCGTACGGGTTGGGGCTGACGGGGCGTTCGATCGTCGTGTCCACACTCATGACCCCGACCCTACCCACGCCTCCGGTCGGGGAGAATGGCTCGGGTGAGCGACCCGACCGTGCCTGCGCCGTACCCCGTGGGGCTCCGGCTGGCGGGTCGACGCGTGGTGGTGGTCGGCGGTGGCCACGTCGCCCAGCGCCGCGTCCCGCCCCTGCTTGCGGCGGGAGCGGACGTGGTGGTCGTGTCGCCGGAGGTGACGCCGGCCCTGGAGGGGATGTCCAGCGAGCTGACGCTCGTGCTGCGCCGCTTCGAGGAGGACGACCTGGACGACACCTGGTACGCCATCGCGGCCACGGACGACAGCGAGGTCAACGCCCTGGTGCTGCGTGCCGCCGACGAGCGACGCATCTTCTGCGTGCGGGCCGACGACGCCCGCACGGCCTCGGCGTGGACGCCGGCCTCGGGCCGCCACGGGAGCGTCACCGTCGCGGTGCTCGGCAACCGGGAGCCCCGCCAGTCGGCGGCGCTGCGCGACGACATCCTCGAGGCGCTGCGCGACGGCCGGCTCAGCACCACCGGAGCCCTCGACCGCAGCCCGGGCGTCGTGCTCGTGGGCGGTGGGCCGGGTGATCCCGACCTCGTGACGGTGGCCGCCCGCCACGCGCTCGCGTCGGCCGACGTGGTCGTGACCGACCGGCTCGCCCCCCGGGCGCTGCTCGACGAGCTCGGCCCCGACGTGGAGCTCGTCGACGTGACCAAGCTTCCCCGCGGCCGTGCGGCCCAGCAGGACGAGATCAACCGGGTCCTCGTCGACCGTGCCCGTGCCGGCAAGCGGGTCGTGCGGTTCAAGGGCGGCGACGGCTTCGTGTTCGGCCGCGGCTTCGAGGAGGTGCTGGCCTGCCGCGAGGCCGGCGTCCCGGTCACCGTGGTGCCCGGGCTCCCCAGCCCGGTGTCGGTGCCCGGCCGGGTCGGCATCCCGGTCACCCACCGCGGGGTCGCCCACGACTTCACCGTCGTCTCCGGCCACCTCGCCCCCGGCCACCCGGACTCGCTGGTCAGCTGGGAGTCGCTCGCCGGGCTCACCGGCACGCTGGTGCTGATGATGGCGGTCCAGAACGCCGCGGCCATCGCCGCTGAGCTGGTGCGCCACGGCCGCGATCCCCGGACGCCCGTCGCGGTGATCTGCGACGGCACGATGCCCGGCGAGCGGACGGTGCTGGCGACGCTCGGGTCGCTCGGTGACCGGATCGTCGAGGACGACGTACGCCCGCCGGCGATCATCGTCGTCGGTGACGTCGTCTCGCTGGCGCTCCCCGTCGAGGACACACCCTGATGGCCCGGCTCGTCGAGGTCGACGACCCCGCCGACGCCCGGCTCTCCGACTACCGCGACCTGCGAGACGTCCAGCTGCGCAAGCACCTCGAGTCCGACCAGGGGCTCTTCCTCGCCGAGGGTGAGAAGGTCGTGCGCCGCAGCGTCGAGGCCGGCTTCGAGCCCCGCTCCTTCCTGATGGCGCCCCGCTGGCTGGACGGGCTCGCCGACGTCCTCGACCGCAGCGATGCCCCCTGCTACGTCCTCTCCGAGGCCCTGGCCGAGGAGGTGACCGGCTTCCACGTCCACCGCGGGGCGCTGGCCTCGCTCCACCGGCGCCCGCTGCCCCCGGTCGAGGAGGTCCTCGCAGGCGCGCGGTCGGTGCTGGTGCTGGAGGACCTGGTGGACCACACCAACGTCGGTGCGGCCTTCCGGTCGGGCGCCGCCCTCGGCATGGA
This genomic interval from Nocardioides euryhalodurans contains the following:
- a CDS encoding YbhB/YbcL family Raf kinase inhibitor-like protein, producing MSVDTTIERPVSPNPYDLLPPRPSFSVTSDDVTDGQPLKGDQVAAEGNSSPQLSWSGAPEGTKSFVVTCFDPDAPTPSGFWHWALVDLPADTTSLPAGAGAPGADLPGGAFMLRNDGGQAGFMGAAPPPNDQPHRYFFVVHAVGEETLGIDADASNAVMSFNLAFKTLGRAIVHGTYQH
- a CDS encoding TrmH family RNA methyltransferase, which encodes MARLVEVDDPADARLSDYRDLRDVQLRKHLESDQGLFLAEGEKVVRRSVEAGFEPRSFLMAPRWLDGLADVLDRSDAPCYVLSEALAEEVTGFHVHRGALASLHRRPLPPVEEVLAGARSVLVLEDLVDHTNVGAAFRSGAALGMDAVLLAPRCADPLYRRSVKVAMGAVFATPWTRLPDWYGALPQLSAAGFTTVALTLAADSVPIEEAVRGVDRLALVLGSEGHGLTSRWEESADRRATIPMQPGIDSLNVAAASAVACYVAARR
- the cobA gene encoding uroporphyrinogen-III C-methyltransferase — translated: MARVSDPTVPAPYPVGLRLAGRRVVVVGGGHVAQRRVPPLLAAGADVVVVSPEVTPALEGMSSELTLVLRRFEEDDLDDTWYAIAATDDSEVNALVLRAADERRIFCVRADDARTASAWTPASGRHGSVTVAVLGNREPRQSAALRDDILEALRDGRLSTTGALDRSPGVVLVGGGPGDPDLVTVAARHALASADVVVTDRLAPRALLDELGPDVELVDVTKLPRGRAAQQDEINRVLVDRARAGKRVVRFKGGDGFVFGRGFEEVLACREAGVPVTVVPGLPSPVSVPGRVGIPVTHRGVAHDFTVVSGHLAPGHPDSLVSWESLAGLTGTLVLMMAVQNAAAIAAELVRHGRDPRTPVAVICDGTMPGERTVLATLGSLGDRIVEDDVRPPAIIVVGDVVSLALPVEDTP